A region from the Fusarium musae strain F31 chromosome 1, whole genome shotgun sequence genome encodes:
- a CDS encoding hypothetical protein (EggNog:ENOG41), producing the protein MGSLPPLNSGCPSFIVLPSDNRPHQTGALARLPVELIRMVTKNMDKPRTKDLRSLALSSAGLFNVIRPSYYRSGRFEDFREALKTADVARMERSYQFGGVDVSIVWGKKYVKCKCLNKLAKHRRHRPIDILLSRIFEGEWNPNFANALMWLCSKGFSLQHWPRNHHSLSSQSNMMPESLVQLFQRGIADPDKVQGICKMIQFLSGQGLPIPLRVNPERAPGFREQERQCSCSDCGPLPHSGWLETTMAIALRSHCPPMILEVLLQEYAKRGLFLTDLELDTWAPPPAMEDWYDAQEPFFPGRPHHEPWFIETDFAIVVTCLYRDLMEPTSDWEYPGQAADIWEAKMKLLIRYSAIDEHELSLFQGILKALRDIAEMPKPSPYTHESDGLYRWGAFRNAIQDSVSAPELMSTYWGISDWHEAEFPEETRRPHRFYIAEDTSMSFWSIGSAVVRSHDSWF; encoded by the coding sequence ATGGGTTCCCTCCCCCCTCTCAACTCAGGATGCCCGTCCTTCATCGTGCTGCCCTCTGACAATAGACCTCATCAGACAGGAGCTCTCGCACGTCTCCCCGTCGAGCTGATTCGCATGGTAACCAAGAATATGGACAAACCCAGAACCAAAGACCTTCGATCCCTGGCCCTATCTTCAGCTGGGCTCTTCAACGTCATTCGTCCCTCTTACTACAGATCAGGCCGCTTTGAAGACTTCCGTGAAGCACTCAAGACTGCAGACGTGGCCAGAATGGAGCGCAGCTACCAGTTTGGCGGTGTTGATGTCTCCATCGTCTGGGGGAAGAAATATGTCAAGTGCAAATGTCTCAACAAGCTTGCAAAGCACCGCCGGCACAGACCGATCGACATTCTTCTGTCTCGCATCTTCGAAGGAGAATGGAACCCAAACTTTGCGAATGCTCTCATGTGGTTGTGCTCGAAGGGATTCTCGCTCCAACACTGGCCCCGAAACCACCACTCTCTTTCATCACAGAGCAACATGATGCCAGAGTCTCTGGTTCAGCTTTTCCAGAGAGGGATAGCCGACCCTGACAAAGTGCAAGGAATCTGTAAGATGATCCAGTTCCTTAGCGGTCAGGGCCTGCCAATCCCTCTCCGTGTGAACCCTGAACGAGCCCCAGGCTTTAGAGAACAGGAACGACAATGCAGTTGTTCTGACTGCGGTCCCCTCCCCCATTCAGGCTGGCTTGAAACTACCATGGCCATTGCCCTCCGCTCCCATTGTCCTCCTATGATCCTCGAGGTCCTTCTCCAAGAGTACGCCAAACGCGGGCTTTTCCTCACTGACTTGGAACTGGATACTTGGGCGCCCCCGCCAGCGATGGAAGATTGGTACGACGCCCAGGAACCTTTCTTCCCCGGCAGACCTCACCACGAGCCGTGGTTCATCGAGACCGACTTTGCAATCGTAGTCACCTGTCTGTACCGTGACCTCATGGAACCTACTTCCGACTGGGAGTACCCAGGACAAGCCGCCGATATTTGGGAAGCCAAGATGAAACTGCTCATACGCTACAGCGCCATCGACGAGCATGAGCTTTCTTTGTTCCAGGGGATTCTGAAGGCTCTTCGAGACATCGCCGAAATGCCCAAGCCGAGCCCATACACCCATGAATCCGACGGGTTATATCGCTGGGGCGCATTCCGCAATGCTATTCAAGATTCTGTATCGGCGCCTGAGCTCATGAGCACGTATTGGGGCATATCTGATTGGCACGAGGCTGAGTTTCCTGAGGAGACGCGTCGTCCGCACCGGTTTTATATCGCCGAGGACACCAGTATGTCGTTCTGGAGTATTGGAAGTGCTGTCGTCAGATCTCACGATTCATGGTTTTGA